In Prunus dulcis chromosome 1, ALMONDv2, whole genome shotgun sequence, the following are encoded in one genomic region:
- the LOC117614421 gene encoding probable cyclic nucleotide-gated ion channel 5 produces the protein MQVQFLKVMDEKVLKMICDYATPVTFPEDKIIFQMRHPVDRMLFIIEGTVLTYSTTSDPGPTRGGKTTTNNRASPSIATKQLGKGQIYGEELLMRASPNKSRVDKLPTSTEIVKCHTKVEGFALLAKNLISVASKCQRWWNLNNDP, from the coding sequence ATGCAGGTACAATTCCTTAAGGTTATGGATGAAAAAGTGCTAAAAATGATTTGTGACTATGCGACGCCAGTGACGTTCCCCGAAGATAAaatcatatttcaaatgcGGCATCCAGTTGATCGCATGCTCTTCATTATAGAGGGCACTGTCTTGACCTACAGCACAACTTCTGATCCTGGTCCTACACGTGGTGGAAAAACGACGACAAATAACCGTGCCTCCCCATCAATTGCCACCAAGCAACTTGGGAAAGGGCAGATTTATGGAGAAGAGCTTCTGATGAGGGCATCGCCCAACAAATCTAGGGTTGACAAGCTTCCTACCTCCACCGAAATTGTGAAATGTCATACGAAAGTAGAAGGCTTTGCTCTCTTAGCCAAGAACTTGATAAGTGTAGCCTCCAAATGCCAACGCTGGTGGAACTTAAACAATGACCCTTGA